One genomic window of Punica granatum isolate Tunisia-2019 chromosome 1, ASM765513v2, whole genome shotgun sequence includes the following:
- the LOC116213107 gene encoding acetyl-CoA-benzylalcohol acetyltransferase-like: protein MEVHVEYKKLVKPSSPTPSHLRKLKLSFVDQYQPPHYPGIIFYYDGGQGDVGSVSTKIHRLEESLSETLTIFYPLAGRNGADGNDFVIDCNDQGVQFVVAKVNRELGQHLLDDIGSYTDMLLARPAFPTGAAGRSSLPLLAIQVNVFECGGLAIAVQFNHVLTDMSSICMFLSAWAITNREGILKAVHPSFDAPSLFPLKDYSFLPPIWSMENPKLRLKRFVFNGEALSRLRAKITARRNDNEKRPSRVELITALISSVLLRIDRAKRGQLRPLFLVHVVNFRTKTQLSIPENTWGNMFLDWCSPPTVLPENESVSELSHTLFDWFREGLMDIIDRLGKVKDPEELRLLVATTESGLLEQVDKGDANLAVMFTSWCNFPVYSIDFGWGPPTLASASKYGLELAILMDTKTGDGVEAWMTLEEDNMHQFERDPDILAYASQS from the coding sequence ATGGAGGTTCACGTTGAGTACAAGAAGTTGGTGAAACCATCATCTCCGACCCCCTCTCACCTTCGAAAGTTGAAGTTGTCCTTTGTCGATCAATATCAGCCTCCTCACTATCCGGGAATAATCTTTTACTATGATGGGGGCCAAGGTGATGTCGGAAGTGTTTCGACAAAGATTCATCGGCTTGAAGAATCACTTTCGGAGACATTAACCATATTCTACCCGTTAGCGGGGAGAAATGGTGCAGATGGCAATGACTTTGTTATTGATTGTAATGACCAGGGTGTCCAGTTTGTGGTAGCCAAAGTTAATCGCGAGCTCGGTCAGCATCTGCTTGATGATATTGGGAGCTACACAGATATGCTCCTCGCTCGTCCAGCTTTTCCAACCGGAGCAGCGGGAAGGAGCTCCCTACCCCTACTTGCTATTCAAGTCAATGTATTCGAGTGTGGTGGGTTGGCTATCGCGGTGCAATTTAATCACGTCTTGACCGATATGAGCTCCATATGTATGTTCCTCAGCGCATGGGCTATAACAAATCGTGAGGGAATTCTCAAGGCGGTTCACCCAAGTTTTGACGCCCCAAGCTTATTTCCTCTCAAGGATTATTCTTTTCTGCCGCCAATATGGAGCATGGAGAATCCAAAACTGAGGTTGAAAAGATTTGTGTTCAATGGCGAAGCATTATCAAGATTGAGGGCCAAGATAACGGCTAGGAGAAATGACAATGAGAAGCGGCCTTCAAGAGTGGAACTCATCACTGCACTCATAAGTAGCGTTTTACTGAGGATAGATCGGGCAAAACGGGGGCAACTAAGACCCTTGTTTCTAGTCCATGTAGTAAACTTCCGAACGAAAACGCAGTTATCGATACCAGAGAACACATGGGGTAATATGTTTCTGGACTGGTGTAGCCCTCCTACGGTACTGCCCGAGAATGAGAGTGTATCAGAGTTATCGCATACATTATTTGATTGGTTTAGGGAGGGATTGATGGATATTATCGATCGGCTTGGTAAAGTGAAAGATCCTGAGGAGCTTAGGTTACTAGTAGCAACCACGGAATCAGGATTGCTTGAACAAGTGGACAAAGGGGATGCAAATTTAGCAGTTATGTTTACGAGCTGGTGTAATTTCCCTGTATACAGTATTGATTTTGGTTGGGGGCCGCCGACCTTGGCCAGTGCTTCAAAATATGGCCTGGAGCTGGCCATTCTTATGGATACCAAAACTGGGGATGGAGTCGAGGCGTGGATGACCTTGGAGGAAGACAATATGCATCAATTCGAACGTGATCCTGATATTTTGGCATATGCATCTCAATCCTAA
- the LOC116201503 gene encoding hsp70-Hsp90 organizing protein 3-like, whose product MADEAKAKGNAAFSAGDYESAVRHFSDAIALAPTNHVLYSNRSAAYASLFRYSEALDDAKKTVELKPDWSKGYSRLGAAHLGLGHADDAVSAYRKGLEMDPNNEALKSGLADAQAAASRSRAAPNPFGDVFQGPEMWAKLTAEPSTRVFMQQPDFVKMMQEIQKNPSSLNLYLKDQRVMQALGVLLNVKFHSPNQEDRDMPEAEPADPPSQPEKKPEPQAHPEPEPDPMEISEEEKEARERKAQALKEKEAGNAAYKKKDFETAIQHYTKAIELDDEDISFLTNRAAVFLEMGNYEECIKDCDKAVERGRELRSDFKMIARALTRKGSALVKMAKCSKDFEPAIETFQKALTEHRNPDTLKKLNDAEKAKKDLEQQEYFDPKIADEEREKGNEYFKQQKYPEAIRHYTEALRRNPKDPKAYSNRAACYTKLGAMPEGLKDAEKCIELDPTFAKGYTRKGAIQFFMKEYDKALETYQEGLKHDPNNPELLDGVRRCVEQINKANRGDLTPEELKERQAKAMQDPEIQNILTDPVMRQVLIDFQENPKAAQDHTKNPMVMNKIQKLVSAGIVQIK is encoded by the exons ATGGCGGACGAAGCCAAAGCCAAAGGTAACGCCGCCTTCTCCGCCGGCGACTACGAGTCCGCCGTCCGTCATTTCTCCGACGCCATCGCCCTTGCTCCCACTAATCATGTCCTCTACTCCAACCGATCCGCCGCCTACGCCTCCCTCTTCCGCTACTCCGAGGCCCTCGATGATGCCAAGAAGACCGTCGAGCTCAAGCCCGACTGGTCCAAGGGCTACAGCCGCCTCGGCGCCGCCCACCTCGGCCTCGGCCACGCCGATGACGCTGTCTCCGCTTACAGGAAGGGGCTCGAGATGGATCCCAACAACGAGGCTCTGAAGTCCGGCCTCGCCGATGCCCAGGCCGCAGCTTCCCGGAGCCGGGCCGCCCCGAATCCCTTCGGGGACGTGTTCCAAGGGCCGGAGATGTGGGCGAAGCTGACCGCCGAGCCGTCCACCAGAGTCTTCATGCAGCAGCCGGACTTTGTGAAGATGATGCAGGAAATTCAGAAGAATCCCAGCAGCCTTAATCTGTACTTGAAGGATCAGAGGGTGATGCAGGCGCTCGGAGTTTTGCTGAACGTGAAGTTCCACTCGCCTAATCAGGAGGACAGGGACATGCCTGAGGCTGAGCCGGCAGACCCGCCCTCACAGCCGGAGAAGAAGCCTGAGCCCCAGGCTCACCCTGAACCAGAGCCGGATCCCATGGAAATATCAGAAGAGGAGAAAGAAGCAAGGGAGAGGAAGGCTCAGGCTCTGAAGGAGAAAGAAGCGGGCAATGCAGCTTACAAGAAGAAGGATTTCGAGACTGCTATTCAGCACTACACGAAAGCCATTGAGCTCGATGATGAGGACATCTCcttcttgacaaacagagctGCTGTGTTCTTGGAGATGGGAAAC TATGAGGAGTGTATTAAGGATTGTGACAAGGCTGTTGAACGGGGAAGAGAGCTGAGATCGGACTTCAAGATGATTGCTAGAGCTTTAACCAGGAAGGGAAGTGCCCTGGTAAAAATGGCAAAGTGCTCGAAGGATTTTGAACCTGCTATTGAAACATTCCAGAAAGCTCTTACAGAACATCGGAACCCAGACACCTTGAAGAAGCTTAATGATGCTGAGAAAGCGAAGAAAGATCTGGAGCAGCAAGAGTATTTTGACCCCAAAATAGCTGATGAGGAGCGTGAGAAAG GTAATGAATACTTCAAGCAGCAGAAGTATCCTGAAGCTATCAGGCATTACACAGAAGCCTTGAGAAGGAATCCGAAAGATCCGAAG GCTTACAGTAACAGGGCAGCCTGCTACACAAAACTTGGTGCCATGCCTGAGGGATTGAAGGATGCAGAGAAGTGTATTGAGCTTGATCCCACCTTTGCCAAGGGATATACGAGAAAAGGCGCTATTCAGTTTTTCATGAAGGAATATGACAAGGCTTTGGAGACATACCAAGAAGGCCTGAAACATGACCCCAACAACCCGGAATTGCTAGATGGTGTAAGAAG ATGTGTAGAACAGATAAACAAGGCTAATCGTGGGGATCTCACCCCAGAAGAATTGAAGGAGAGACAG GCAAAAGCAATGCAGGACCCAGAGATCCAAAACATTCTCACCGACCCGGTCATGAGACAG GTATTGATCGACTTCCAGGAGAACCCCAAGGCCGCTCAAGATCACACGAAGAAC
- the LOC116215491 gene encoding pectinesterase inhibitor 9-like — protein sequence MAISQYALFTLFLFLVLLSEHLAGAEPTAAAVTARHHPIPTPTDVNFIKSTCMATRYPALCVRSLSGYAAAIRRNDRHLAQAALLVSLSRARSSDSFFSRLARSRGLGPWDHRAVRDCVENLRDTVDQLAQSMRELGRAGREAGQDFEWHMSNVQTWVSAALTDEDTCMDGFSGHAYGNKRLKAVVRRRVVGVAQVTSNALALVNRFASKHRVMGEP from the coding sequence ATGGCGATATCACAGTATGCCCTATTCAcgctcttcctcttccttgtGCTCTTGTCGGAGCACCTCGCCGGAGCAGAACCCACCGCCGCAGCAGTGACCGCGAGGCACCATCCGATCCCCACACCCACGGACGTCAACTTCATCAAGTCTACCTGCATGGCCACACGCTACCCGGCCCTGTGCGTCCGCTCCCTCTCGGGCTACGCCGCTGCTATCAGGCGCAACGACCGCCACCTCGCCCAGGCCGCCCTCCTCGTCAGCCTCTCCCGGGCCCGGTCCTCTGATTCCTTCTTCTCGCGCCTCGCCCGCTCCCGCGGACTTGGGCCTTGGGACCACCGCGCTGTCAGGGACTGCGTCGAGAACTTGAGGGACACTGTCGACCAGCTGGCCCAATCCATGCGGGAGCTCGGTCGCGCAGGCCGGGAGGCGGGCCAGGACTTCGAGTGGCACATGAGCAACGTGCAGACGTGGGTCAGTGCCGCCCTCACAGATGAGGACACGTGCATGGATGGGTTCTCGGGCCATGCCTACGGGAACAAGAGGCTGAAGGCCGTGGTGCGACGGCGGGTGGTGGGCGTGGCCCAGGTCACGAGCAATGCGCTCGCACTGGTCAACCGGTTCGCGTCCAAGCACAGGGTAATGGGAGAGCCCTAA
- the LOC116213227 gene encoding elongation factor G-2, chloroplastic: MAVESVRMAGSSTLCSLNGSQRRPFLLPQSSRVVGLRPRAAAAASVSSSVSQFLGSGRISSKSVKLSTLEKRGRRNFSIFAMAGEDEKRTVPLKDYRNIGIMAHIDAGKTTTTERILYYTGRNYKIGEVHEGTATMDWMEQEQERGITITSAATTTFWNKHRINIIDTPGHVDFTLEVERALRVLDGAICLFDSVAGVEPQSETVWRQADKYGVPRICFVNKMDRLGANFFRTRDMIVTNLGAKPLVIQLPIGAEDNFQGVIDLVRMKAILWTGEELGAKFVYDEIPADLQEMAEDYRSQIIETIVELDDEVMEKYLEGVEPDEETIKKLIRKGTISANFVPVLCGSAFKNKGVQPLLDAVVDYLPSPLDLPPMKGTDPENPEVTIERAASDDEPFSGLAFKIMSDPFVGSLTFVRVYAGKLIAGSYVLNANKGKKERIGRLLEMHANSREDVKVALAGDIVALAGLKDTITGETLCDPGCPILLERMDFPDPVIKVAIEPKTKADVDKMGAGLVKLAQEDPSFHFSRDEEINQTVIEGMGELHLEIIVDRLKREFKVEANVGAPQVNYRESISKVSEVKYIHKKQSGGQGQFADITVRFEPLDAGSGYEFKSEIKGGAVPKEYIPGVMKGLEECMSNGVLAGFPVVDVRAVLVDGSYHDVDSSVLAFQLAARGAFREGMRKAGPRMLEPIMKVEVITPEEHLGDVIGDLNSRRGQINSFGDKPGGLKVVDALVPLAEMFQYVSTLRGMTKGRASYTMQLAKFDVVPQHIQNQLASKEEVAA; the protein is encoded by the exons ATGGCAGTAGAGTCGGTGAGAATGGCGGGCTCCTCCACTCTCTGCAGCCTCAACGGTTCTCAGAGGAGGCCCTTCCTTCTCCCGCAGAGCTCCCGTGTCGTGGGTCTCCGCCCTCGGGCGGCTGCGGCTGCTTCGGTTTCTTCCTCGGTGTCTCAGTTCCTGGGAAGTGGGAGGATTAGCTCGAAATCGGTCAAGCTCTCGACTTTGGAGAAACGGGGCAGGAGGAACTTCTCCATCTTCGCCATGGCCGGTGAAG ATGAAAAGCGTACAGTCCCGCTGAAGGACTATAGGAACATCGGGATTATGGCCCACATAGATGCagggaaaacgaccaccacggagCGAATCCTCTACTACACAGGCCGAAATTATAAGATTGGGGAGGTCCATGAAGGAACAGCCACAATGGACTGGATGGAGCAAGAGCAAGAGCGGGGGATCACTATAACTTCTGCCGCAACCACCACATTCTGGAACAAGCACCGCATCAACATCATTGATACCCCAGGGCACGTGGACTTCACCCTTGAGGTCGAGCGTGCCCTGCGGGTGCTCGATGGTGCAATCTGCCTCTTTGACAGTGTTGCTGGTGTTGAACCTCAGTCTGAGACTGTGTGGAGGCAGGCTGATAAGTATGGGGTTCCACGTATCTGCTTCGTGAACAAGATGGACCGGCTTGGGGCAAATTTCTTTCGTACTAGGGACATGATTGTGACGAATTTGGGAGCAAAGCCCCTTGTGATTCAGCTACCCATTGGTGCGGAGGATAATTTCCAAGGGGTTATTGACTTGGTCAGGATGAAGGCGATTCTTTGGACAGGGGAAGAGTTAGGGGCAAAGTTCGTGTATGATGAAATTCCTGCAGACCTACAGGAGATGGCTGAGGATTACCGATCGCAGATAATTGAAACGATTGTAGAGCTGGACGACGAGGTGATGGAGAAATACCTGGAAGGAGTTGAGCCTGATGAGGAGACAATTAAGAAGTTAATCAGGAAAGGGACTATCTCAGCAAATTTTGTTCCGGTGTTATGTGGGTCTGCCTTCAAGAACAAGGGTGTCCAGCCTCTGCTTGATGCAGTTGTAGACTACCTCCCTTCACCTCTTGATTTGCCCCCTATGAAGGGTACTGACCCTGAGAACCCAGAAGTGACGATCGAACGGGCCGCCAGTGATGACGAGCCCTTCTCTGGCCTTGCATTCAAGATCATGAGTGACCCATTTGTGGGGTCCCTCACATTCGTGAGAGTCTATGCTGGGAAATTGATTGCAGGATCGTACGTTCTGAATGCAAATAAGGGCAAGAAGGAGAGAATTGGAAGGCTTCTTGAGATGCATGCGAATAGTCGAGAGGATGTGAAGGTAGCTTTGGCCGGTGATATTGTTGCACTTGCGGGTCTTAAGGACACAATCACTGGGGAGACTCTCTGCGATCCTGGCTGTCCGATCCTTCTTGAGCGAATGGACTTCCCTGATCCTGTGATCAAGGTTGCCATCGAACCTAAGACCAAGGCTGATGTCGACAAGATGGGTGCTGGTCTAGTCAAGCTTGCCCAGGAAGACCCATCATTCCATTTCTCACGTGATGAGGAGATCAATCAGACGGTGATTGAAGGGATGGGAGAGTTGCATCTTGAGATTATTGTTGATCGACTCAAGAGAGAATTCAAG GTTGAAGCTAATGTGGGGGCTCCACAAGTGAACTACCGAGAGAGCATCTCGAAGGTGTCTGAGGTGAAGTACATCCACAAGAAGCAGTCAGGTGGGCAAGGGCAGTTTGCTGACATCACTGTACGGTTCGAGCCCCTAGACGCGGGCAGTGGATACGAGTTCAAGAGTGAGATCAAGGGAGGAGCCGTCCCAAAGGAGTACATCCCTGGAGTCATGAAGGGGCTTGAGGAGTGCATGAGCAATGGAGTCCTTGCAGGATTCCCCGTGGTTGATGTTCGGGCAGTTCTAGTGGACGGATCCTACCATGATGTGGACTCAAGCGTCTTGGCTTTCCAATTGGCTGCTAGGGGAGCCTTCAGAGAGGGCATGAGGAAGGCAGGTCCAAGGATGCTGGAGCCGATAATGAAGGTCGAGGTTATCACGCCTGAGGAGCACTTGGGAGACGTTATTGGGGATCTGAATTCCAGAAGAGGGCAGATCAACAGCTTCGGGGACAAACCCGGTGGCCTCAAG GTTGTCGATGCGTTGGTTCCCCTGGCAGAGATGTTCCAGTACGTAAGTACGCTTCGTGGGATGACCAAAGGCCGAGCATCCTACACGATGCAGCTAGCCAAGTTCGACGTCGTCCCGCAACACATCCAGAACCAGCTCGCCTCAAAGGAGGAAGTTGCTGCCTGA
- the LOC116206828 gene encoding uncharacterized protein LOC116206828, with translation MSGKGVEQDSFSMYTVNPSDYTGTSLINYKLNGSNYLTWSRAMVTALTAKNKVGMIDGTVPRPPENDLNRAKWDVCNALVISWIFNTLESELQSSVACATVAQGLWEDLRERYSQGNETRIYQLKAEIGNLKQEGMSVTKYYSRLKTLWDELDNYLEIPACTCSATKLYTAQREREKTHQFLMGLGSEFATVRSNILSHEPPHSLNRVYALILHEERQNIVTQSHKTAAPDGAVFLSRLTGKQGSGGGQTYSGQGGGRGSGVTSKTCFHYGRVGHIKSSCWLLHGFPTNLESKPVIERGGGTGKGLASGRRGGGTGLAGGYRGPGQNSGQYNGLGQYNGLRAHQAQLGQSSDGHHRYTGLQAHQAQIGPSSSGLSRLSRLSESTFQKLLDFLGPDDDNMPPNSGKNFISLNYAHDWIIDSGASRHMTGHADFLVEAQVLVKKLKIHIPDGGILNACRSGRVHIGSLTLSDVLLVPEFKCNLISASQLSKDLDCCVIFYTDFCLIQDRTTRKTIGVGEL, from the coding sequence ATGTCAGGAAAGGGTGTCGAACAAGATTCATTTTCAATGTATACTGTCAATCCATCAGACTACACAGGTACGAGCTTGATCAATTACAAGCTAAATGGCTCAAATTATCTTACCTGGtcgagggctatggtcactgCATTGACGGCGAAGAACAAAGTTGGGATGATTGATGGCACGGTGCCAAGGCCACCGGAGAATGATCTAAACAGGGCGAAATGGGATGTCTGCAATGCCCTGGTAATTTCCTGGATCTTTAACACACTGGAATCGGAGCTCCAATCCAGTGTAGCATGTGCAACAGTGGCACAAGGATTGTGGGAAGACCTGCGGGAAAGATATTCGCAGGGAAATGAAACAAGGATTTACCAATTGAAAGCAGAAATCGGCAATTTGAAGCAGGAGGGAATGTCTGTGACGAAGTATTACTCACGACTCAAAACACTTTGGGACGAATTGGATAATTACCTGGAGATACCGGCGTGCACTTGCTCTGCCACCAAGTTGTACACAGCGCAAAGAGAAAGGGAGAAGACCCACCAATTTCTGATGGGTCTGGGGTCGGAATTCGCGACTGTGAGGTCCAATATCCTCAGCCATGAGCCGCCGCACTCCCTGAACAGAGTTTATGCCCTAATTCTGCACGAAGAAAGACAGAATATCGTGACTCAATCTCACAAGACCGCTGCACCAGATGGAGCGGTATTCTTAAGCAGGTTAACAGGGAAACAGGGGAGCGGCGGCGGACAGACTTACAGTGGACAGGGAGGCGGAAGAGGCTCGGGAGTGACGAGCAAAACCTGCTTCCACTATGGCCGCGTGGGTCACATCAAGAGCTCGTGCTGGCTGCTGCATGGCTTTCCGACGAATCTGGAATCGAAGCCGGTGAttgagagaggaggaggaaccGGGAAGGGTTTGGCAtcaggaagaagaggaggaggaacgGGACTGGCAGGGGGATACCGTGGGCCGGGCCAAAATTCGGGTCAATATAATGGGCTAGGTCAGTATAATGGGTTGCGGGCTCACCAAGCCCAACTGGGACAGTCCAGTGACGGACATCACAGATATACAGGCTTACAGGCCCACCAGGCCCAGATTGGGCCATCCAGCAGCGGACTGAGCAGGCTGTCACGCCTTTCGGAGTCAACATTTCAGAAATTACTCGATTTCCTCGGTCCCGATGATGACAACATGCCTCCTAATAGcggtaaaaattttatttcactGAATTATGCGCATGACTGGATAATTGATAGTGGAGCTTCGAGACACATGACCGGGCATGCAGATTTTCTTGTTGAGGCACAAGTACTTGTCAAGAAGCTAAAGATACATATACCCGATGGAGGAATTCTTAATGCCTGCAGAAGTGGACGAGTTCATATAGGCTCTCTTACTCTCTCGGATGTTTTATTAGTCCCAGAATTTAAATGCAATCTCATTTCCGCGTCCCAGTTATCTAAGGATTTGGATTGTTGCGTGATATTTTACACGGATTTTTGCTTGATACAAGACCGCACCACGAGGAAGACGATTGGAGTGGGTGAGCTCTAA